The uncultured Desulfuromonas sp. genome has a segment encoding these proteins:
- a CDS encoding aldehyde dehydrogenase family protein — protein MKNQLDSQYKLYINGQWVDASDGKTFEAHCPADGTLLATCANATKEDVDAAVDAAWGAYDSWKDVSAQERAGYLLKIADLIDANAEKLAMVETLDNGKPIRETRNVDVPLASDHFRYFASAIRTQEGQATMIDKDTMSLILREPIGVVAQIIPWNFPFLMAAWKIAPALAAGNCVVIKPSSTTSLSLLELAKLLDQVLPPGVVNVITGKGSTTGNFVLEHPGFTKLAFTGSTDIGYNIADAAAKKLIPATLELGGKSANIYFDDCQWDKAIEGTQIGILFNQGQVCCAGSRVFVHEAIYDKFVADMATAFEKVKVGLPWNDDTMMGCQIDEGQLNQILSYVDVGKQEGARLVTGGVKLTDGELGKGCFMAPTLFADVDNSMRIAQEEIFGPVVCVIKFKDEKEVIDMANDSEFGLGGAVWTRDINRALRVARGVETGRMWVNTYNQLPAHAPFGGYKKSGIGRETHKMMLEHYSQAKNIFISMSEEKIGLY, from the coding sequence ATGAAAAACCAACTTGATTCCCAGTACAAACTGTACATCAACGGTCAATGGGTGGATGCCAGTGACGGCAAAACCTTCGAAGCCCATTGCCCGGCCGATGGCACGTTGCTGGCCACCTGCGCCAATGCCACGAAGGAGGATGTCGATGCCGCCGTGGATGCGGCCTGGGGCGCTTATGATTCCTGGAAGGATGTCAGTGCCCAGGAGCGTGCCGGTTATCTGCTGAAGATCGCCGACCTCATTGATGCCAATGCCGAGAAGCTGGCCATGGTGGAAACCCTCGATAACGGCAAACCGATTCGTGAAACGCGCAATGTCGACGTGCCGCTGGCCAGCGACCACTTCCGCTACTTTGCCTCGGCCATCCGCACCCAGGAAGGTCAGGCGACCATGATCGACAAGGATACCATGAGCCTGATTCTGCGTGAGCCCATCGGTGTCGTCGCCCAGATTATTCCGTGGAACTTTCCGTTCCTGATGGCGGCGTGGAAGATTGCTCCGGCCCTGGCTGCCGGCAACTGCGTCGTGATCAAGCCATCCTCCACCACCTCATTGAGTCTGCTGGAGCTGGCCAAACTGCTCGATCAGGTGCTGCCTCCCGGCGTGGTGAACGTCATTACCGGCAAAGGCTCAACCACCGGCAACTTTGTCCTTGAACACCCCGGGTTTACCAAGTTGGCGTTCACCGGTTCCACCGATATCGGTTACAACATCGCCGATGCCGCGGCCAAGAAGTTGATTCCGGCCACGCTGGAACTCGGCGGCAAATCCGCCAACATCTATTTTGACGACTGCCAGTGGGACAAAGCCATTGAAGGGACCCAGATCGGTATCCTGTTCAACCAGGGCCAGGTGTGCTGCGCCGGGTCACGGGTTTTTGTTCACGAAGCGATCTACGACAAATTCGTTGCCGACATGGCCACGGCGTTTGAAAAAGTCAAAGTCGGCCTGCCGTGGAACGACGACACCATGATGGGCTGCCAGATCGACGAAGGCCAGCTCAACCAGATTCTTTCCTATGTCGATGTCGGCAAGCAGGAAGGTGCGCGTCTGGTTACCGGCGGCGTCAAACTGACTGATGGTGAGTTGGGCAAAGGCTGCTTTATGGCCCCGACGCTGTTCGCCGATGTCGATAACTCCATGCGTATTGCCCAGGAAGAGATCTTTGGTCCGGTGGTGTGCGTGATCAAGTTCAAGGATGAAAAAGAAGTGATCGACATGGCCAACGACAGCGAGTTCGGTCTCGGCGGTGCGGTGTGGACGCGTGACATCAACCGCGCTCTGCGTGTCGCCCGCGGTGTGGAAACCGGCCGTATGTGGGTCAACACCTACAACCAACTGCCCGCCCATGCCCCGTTCGGCGGCTACAAAAAATCGGGTATCGGCCGCGAGACCCACAAAATGATGCTCGAACACTACAGCCAGGCGAAAAATATCTTCATCAGCATGAGCGAAGAGAAAATCGGCTTGTATTAA
- a CDS encoding sigma-54-dependent Fis family transcriptional regulator: MRCAHVWQQFIETGKLDKALDNADIRHSWQRCREMDVDPYDGVSHQLLTPAQISAVLDSQKIYISLVRHFMNQLYEFVKGSGFIVFLANRDGYILEALGDPETFKAAAQVNLIQGACWIEDAGGTNGIGTALATGRPVQVSGCEHYCQKLHSWTCSAAPLYDESGKISGALQMSGPCEKTHPHTLGMVVAAAEAIRKQLSVWQRNDELVLANAQLRHLFQTMSDGALVIDADGRVIQMNPVARKVFGKELSGEQLNRIITPVDSQEVIRPHQSYKDLDVVMQTETEAVEALLTMKPLKDDNSEQSGAVVFFNPIRKMKKLVNRFGGAQATFHFSDIIGEHDSLQAAIRTARKAADNLSHVLILGESGTGKELLAQAIHNHSMRRNGPFLAVNCAALPRDLIASELFGYTSGAFTGASPKGRPGKFEMASGGTLLLDEIGDMPLDQQATLLRVLQDKQVTRLGSERVIPVDVRVICATNKDLLAAVGKGHFRQDLYYRLNVTRIDVPPLRERGHDVELLFKFLLKKISLRLHQARPHVDEAVINALLRYAWPGNVRELENVVERMIHAVDGETLTCAHLPQEICGDGTVAGTPRGSAVTGQDVPSLKKAVGEQERRLLVDLLQRYQGNISLIAREMAVSRNTIYRKMHHYDISRDYRFD, from the coding sequence ATGAGATGTGCACACGTCTGGCAACAGTTTATCGAAACGGGAAAACTCGACAAAGCTCTGGATAATGCTGACATCAGGCATTCCTGGCAGCGCTGCCGTGAGATGGATGTCGATCCCTACGACGGCGTCAGCCATCAACTGCTGACGCCCGCACAAATCAGCGCCGTGCTGGACAGCCAAAAGATCTATATCTCTCTGGTGCGCCATTTTATGAACCAACTGTATGAATTCGTCAAAGGATCCGGTTTCATCGTGTTTCTGGCCAATCGGGACGGCTATATTCTCGAAGCGCTGGGCGATCCGGAGACATTCAAAGCCGCCGCTCAGGTCAATCTGATTCAGGGGGCCTGCTGGATTGAAGATGCCGGAGGGACCAACGGCATCGGCACCGCGCTGGCAACCGGGCGGCCGGTGCAGGTGTCCGGCTGCGAGCATTATTGTCAGAAACTGCACAGCTGGACCTGCTCCGCAGCACCACTTTATGACGAAAGTGGTAAGATCAGCGGCGCTTTGCAGATGTCCGGTCCGTGTGAAAAAACCCATCCGCATACGCTGGGGATGGTCGTGGCTGCGGCGGAAGCGATTCGTAAACAGTTGAGTGTCTGGCAGCGCAATGATGAACTGGTCCTGGCCAATGCCCAACTTCGTCATCTGTTTCAGACCATGTCCGACGGCGCTCTGGTCATTGATGCCGATGGTCGGGTGATCCAGATGAATCCCGTTGCCCGTAAAGTGTTTGGAAAAGAGCTGAGCGGTGAACAGCTCAATCGCATCATCACCCCTGTGGACAGTCAAGAAGTCATCCGACCACACCAGTCGTACAAGGATCTCGATGTGGTTATGCAGACCGAGACCGAGGCGGTTGAGGCCCTGTTGACGATGAAACCGCTCAAAGATGACAACAGCGAGCAGTCCGGAGCCGTGGTCTTCTTTAATCCGATCCGCAAAATGAAAAAATTGGTCAACCGTTTCGGCGGTGCCCAGGCGACCTTCCATTTTTCAGACATCATCGGTGAACATGACAGTTTGCAGGCAGCCATCCGCACGGCACGCAAAGCCGCGGATAATCTCAGCCATGTGCTGATTCTCGGTGAAAGCGGAACCGGGAAAGAGCTGCTGGCCCAGGCGATTCATAATCACAGCATGCGCCGCAACGGCCCGTTTCTGGCGGTCAATTGTGCTGCCTTGCCGCGTGATCTGATTGCCAGCGAGCTGTTTGGGTATACCTCGGGCGCGTTTACCGGGGCCAGCCCCAAAGGGCGGCCCGGCAAGTTTGAAATGGCCTCGGGCGGCACCTTGCTGCTTGATGAAATCGGCGACATGCCGTTGGACCAACAGGCGACGTTACTGCGCGTACTTCAGGATAAACAGGTCACCCGACTTGGCAGCGAACGGGTGATTCCCGTGGATGTGCGGGTTATCTGCGCGACCAACAAGGATCTGTTGGCTGCGGTGGGCAAAGGCCATTTTCGTCAGGATCTCTATTATCGGCTCAATGTCACCCGCATTGATGTGCCCCCTTTGCGTGAGCGGGGCCATGACGTTGAGCTGTTGTTTAAATTTCTCCTCAAAAAGATCAGTCTGCGGCTGCACCAGGCCCGTCCCCATGTCGATGAGGCGGTTATCAATGCGTTGCTGCGTTATGCGTGGCCGGGCAACGTGCGTGAGCTGGAAAACGTGGTGGAAAGGATGATCCACGCCGTTGACGGTGAAACTCTCACCTGCGCGCATCTGCCCCAGGAAATTTGCGGCGATGGCACGGTTGCCGGAACACCACGCGGCAGCGCTGTCACGGGACAGGATGTCCCCAGCCTTAAGAAGGCTGTTGGTGAACAGGAACGCCGGCTGCTGGTTGATCTGCTGCAGCGTTATCAGGGCAATATCAGTCTGATTGCCCGAGAGATGGCTGTGTCACGCAATACCATCTACCGCAAAATGCATCACTACGACATCTCCCGGGACTACCGCTTCGATTGA
- a CDS encoding SpoIIE family protein phosphatase, with product MEITRAFLSSIINSSDDAILGMRLDGRIISWNEAAEKIYGYRREQILHKSLWQLCLPERHDEINQLLNAVTKGQRISHFHTMHLRRDGQSIFVSLSISPLVDEYGQCVGAALISRDITRQWHEQQALEEAREKYQQIFHRESDAIILIDAKRRTISEVNDAACRLYGYEPDAFLQLTFNDLLVDSEQGKLDLARCLSGDVDVIPASHHRRQDGGTFVAEASISSILCGGHRTLVAIIRDISERQRAHELRQSLAMAREIQRKLLPRVEACHVPVDLYVSSRYCDEIGGDFYDFFLPDEHHPLLSFAVGDVSGHGVGAALLMAMVKGVFRLSIEQLSCDLQRLFSVINRHLVEHSQDDNFMTLFCGQYHPQTSRLVWNSAGHGPVLWYRGPSATIEELATTGYPLGINADAQYLPEEGIVLSSGDILVIGTDGIWEARNSAGEMFGTERLRQVLASHVEKSARAIHQKIMHHLDLFVGEARQEDDISLMVVKFLPEHPLVRQQDVQNVHP from the coding sequence ATGGAAATCACCCGCGCCTTCCTCAGTTCGATCATCAACTCTTCCGACGATGCCATTCTAGGCATGCGCCTGGATGGCCGGATTATCAGCTGGAACGAAGCGGCGGAGAAAATTTACGGCTACCGTCGTGAGCAGATCCTCCACAAGTCGCTGTGGCAGTTGTGTCTTCCTGAGCGCCACGATGAGATCAACCAGCTGCTCAACGCCGTGACCAAAGGGCAACGCATCAGCCATTTTCACACCATGCATCTACGCCGTGACGGCCAGTCGATTTTTGTGTCGTTATCGATTTCGCCGTTGGTCGATGAGTACGGCCAGTGTGTTGGTGCGGCCTTGATCTCCCGCGACATCACCCGACAATGGCATGAACAGCAGGCTCTGGAGGAAGCCCGTGAAAAATATCAGCAGATTTTTCACCGTGAATCCGATGCCATTATCCTCATTGATGCCAAGCGGCGCACCATCAGTGAAGTCAACGATGCGGCCTGCCGTTTGTACGGCTATGAACCGGACGCGTTTCTGCAGCTGACCTTCAACGATCTGCTGGTGGACAGCGAACAGGGAAAGCTTGATCTGGCCCGCTGTCTGAGTGGTGATGTCGATGTGATTCCGGCCAGCCACCATCGCCGTCAGGATGGCGGCACCTTTGTCGCCGAAGCGTCCATCAGCTCCATTCTCTGCGGCGGCCACCGCACCCTGGTCGCCATCATTCGCGATATCAGCGAACGACAGAGAGCCCATGAATTGCGCCAGTCTCTGGCCATGGCCCGGGAAATTCAGCGCAAACTGCTGCCACGGGTGGAGGCCTGCCATGTGCCGGTCGATCTTTACGTCTCTTCGCGCTACTGTGATGAAATCGGCGGTGATTTTTACGATTTCTTTTTACCGGACGAGCACCATCCGCTGCTGAGTTTTGCCGTGGGTGATGTCTCCGGGCACGGGGTCGGAGCCGCATTGCTGATGGCCATGGTTAAAGGGGTGTTCCGCCTGTCCATTGAACAGCTCAGCTGCGACTTGCAGCGGCTGTTTTCGGTGATTAATCGTCACCTGGTGGAGCACAGCCAGGATGATAATTTCATGACCCTGTTCTGCGGTCAGTACCATCCGCAAACCTCGCGGTTGGTGTGGAATTCCGCCGGACATGGACCGGTGCTGTGGTATCGAGGTCCCAGCGCCACCATTGAGGAATTGGCCACGACCGGTTATCCTTTAGGCATTAATGCCGATGCTCAGTATCTGCCGGAAGAAGGGATCGTTTTATCTTCCGGCGATATTCTGGTCATCGGCACCGACGGTATCTGGGAGGCGCGCAATAGCGCGGGAGAGATGTTTGGCACCGAGCGCTTGCGCCAGGTACTCGCCAGCCATGTGGAAAAATCGGCCCGTGCCATTCATCAGAAAATAATGCATCATCTTGATCTGTTTGTTGGCGAAGCCCGCCAGGAAGATGATATCAGCCTGATGGTGGTGAAGTTTTTGCCCGAGCACCCACTGGTTCGTCAGCAGGACGTCCAAAACGTTCATCCGTGA
- a CDS encoding TetR/AcrR family transcriptional regulator encodes MDHRAKKKKLNNFKEKDEKAPVRATRTQAARIHRKFPRQVRSKAMVEAILKAAAEVFAELGYSRTTTDKIAERAGVSVGSLYQYFPNKGGLIASLYNDHQTKVHAVARNAIQRFSDHSITLEEVLRRYLNELDQVHEANPTVIKALERDVICESKVNTGEDELEELDRLARLLAKRPDVRDGDPAVISAIMEQAIGHLSLWVLHDTPSHLNHATLREETIQLLLRYLKK; translated from the coding sequence ATGGATCACCGCGCCAAAAAGAAAAAATTAAATAACTTCAAAGAGAAGGATGAAAAGGCTCCCGTACGGGCAACACGCACGCAGGCTGCCCGCATTCATCGCAAGTTTCCCCGACAGGTCCGGTCAAAAGCGATGGTCGAAGCGATTCTGAAAGCCGCCGCCGAAGTTTTCGCCGAGCTGGGCTACTCACGCACAACCACCGACAAAATCGCCGAACGCGCCGGGGTTTCAGTGGGCTCTCTCTACCAATATTTCCCCAACAAGGGTGGTTTAATCGCAAGCCTTTACAACGACCACCAGACCAAGGTTCACGCCGTGGCCCGCAACGCGATCCAGCGCTTTAGCGATCACTCCATCACATTGGAAGAGGTGCTGCGCCGCTACCTCAACGAGCTGGATCAAGTTCACGAAGCCAACCCCACTGTAATCAAAGCCCTTGAGCGGGATGTGATTTGTGAATCCAAGGTCAACACCGGTGAAGACGAATTGGAGGAATTGGACCGTCTTGCCCGGCTGCTTGCCAAGCGTCCCGACGTACGTGACGGCGATCCCGCCGTTATCAGCGCAATCATGGAGCAAGCCATCGGCCACCTCAGTCTCTGGGTATTGCACGACACACCCTCACACTTGAACCACGCGACGCTGAGGGAAGAGACGATCCAGCTTCTGCTGCGCTATTTGAAAAAGTAA
- a CDS encoding MFS transporter encodes MTPPSIERGTSDYHRANLALFIAGFVTFSTLYTFQPLFPLLVREFSVSPATASLTLSVATFALAWMLPISGSISDSFGRKKLMGWSLILTSLISVLCATSTTLPSLLALRLLQGIVVAGVPAVAMAYLNDEMSPRAIGAAMGLYIAGNACGGMTGRILTSWLVDLFAWQATIALIGFSAVLMSVLFWVLLPPSHHFERQPFQLKKISLSLIHHLRDPGLICLFLLAFLFMGSFVTVYNYVTFYLLAPPYDLSQSQVALIFFAYAFGAGGSTIIGGLTERYGRARLITLSVATMIVGILLTLLKPLAAIVIGIVILTIGFFAAHALASAWVGMRVPVARAQASSLYLLAYYLGSSISGTGGGYVWSLWGWPGIVALVIILLGVAMVAIRLLIGIDKKNRPR; translated from the coding sequence ATGACACCACCCAGCATCGAGCGCGGCACCAGCGACTATCATCGCGCTAATCTGGCGCTGTTCATCGCCGGGTTTGTCACCTTTTCGACCCTGTACACGTTTCAACCGCTGTTTCCGCTGCTGGTGCGTGAGTTTTCCGTCTCTCCGGCCACGGCCAGTCTCACCTTGTCCGTGGCCACCTTTGCCCTGGCGTGGATGCTGCCCATTTCCGGATCGATCTCCGACAGCTTCGGTCGTAAAAAACTGATGGGCTGGTCGTTGATCCTCACCTCACTGATCTCGGTGCTGTGTGCAACCAGCACCACGTTGCCCAGCCTGCTGGCCCTGCGTCTGCTGCAGGGCATCGTCGTTGCCGGAGTACCGGCCGTGGCCATGGCCTATCTTAATGACGAGATGTCACCGCGCGCCATTGGCGCGGCCATGGGCCTGTACATTGCCGGTAACGCCTGCGGTGGTATGACCGGACGCATTCTCACCTCGTGGCTGGTCGATCTGTTTGCCTGGCAGGCGACGATTGCGTTGATCGGTTTCTCCGCGGTACTGATGAGCGTGCTGTTCTGGGTACTGCTGCCGCCGTCACACCATTTTGAGCGGCAGCCGTTTCAGCTGAAAAAAATCTCCCTGTCACTGATTCATCACCTGCGTGATCCGGGGCTGATCTGCCTGTTCCTGCTCGCCTTTCTATTCATGGGCAGCTTTGTCACCGTGTACAACTATGTCACCTTCTATCTGCTGGCACCGCCCTATGACCTGAGCCAGTCGCAGGTGGCGCTGATCTTCTTTGCCTATGCTTTCGGCGCCGGAGGTTCAACGATCATCGGCGGCCTCACGGAACGCTACGGGCGAGCGCGACTGATCACTCTGTCTGTGGCGACCATGATCGTCGGCATTCTGCTCACCCTGCTCAAACCGCTGGCTGCCATTGTCATCGGCATCGTCATTCTCACCATCGGCTTTTTCGCCGCCCATGCCTTGGCGTCGGCCTGGGTGGGCATGCGGGTGCCGGTAGCCCGGGCTCAGGCGTCATCGTTATATCTGCTGGCGTACTACCTCGGCTCGAGTATTTCCGGAACCGGTGGCGGTTATGTATGGAGCCTCTGGGGATGGCCGGGAATTGTAGCTTTGGTCATAATTTTACTTGGGGTGGCCATGGTGGCAATTCGGCTGCTAATTGGCATTGATAAGAAAAACCGGCCCAGATGA
- a CDS encoding TraR/DksA C4-type zinc finger protein, with protein sequence MKRVVGSYHPHEEEPYMNQRQLDYFESQLKQWRTQLQQEAHEATREMREENVRAAELVEQSLSEYQRRMTLITHDRKNRLLAQIDAALLRIKEGSYGYCIETGEEIGLRRLLAYPAAFLLVEVQEAREHRSRSFAHGAG encoded by the coding sequence ATGAAGCGTGTTGTCGGTTCCTATCACCCCCATGAAGAAGAACCCTATATGAACCAGCGCCAGCTGGACTATTTCGAATCCCAGCTCAAGCAGTGGCGAACCCAATTACAACAGGAAGCCCATGAAGCCACCCGCGAAATGCGTGAAGAAAACGTGCGGGCGGCCGAGCTGGTCGAACAAAGTCTCAGCGAATATCAGCGCCGGATGACCCTGATCACCCATGATCGCAAAAACCGCCTGCTGGCTCAGATTGATGCGGCACTGTTGCGAATCAAGGAAGGCAGCTACGGCTACTGTATCGAAACCGGCGAAGAGATCGGCCTGCGTCGGTTGCTGGCGTATCCGGCGGCCTTCCTGCTGGTTGAAGTGCAGGAGGCACGCGAACATCGCAGTCGCTCATTTGCTCACGGCGCTGGTTAA
- a CDS encoding iron-containing alcohol dehydrogenase, protein MALADQTYGFFIPTVSLMGVGCAKETGDQAKALGASKLLIVTDAGMKALGVADTIKGYVEEAGLQAVIFAGAEPNPTDTNVADGVAAYQENHCDGIITLGGGSAHDCGKGVGLVIGSGGNIRDFEGLNKSTQPMPPFLAINTTAGTASEMTRFCIITNTDTHVKMAIVDWRCTPNIAINDPVLMVGMPASLTAATGMDALTHAVEAYVSTIATPITDACAIKAIEIIAESLRPAVANGENMQARDQMAYAEYLAGMAFNNASLGYVHAMAHQLGGFYNLPHGVCNAVLLPVVCEFNVIANVKRFADIAVALGENIEGLSDVEAAEVAIAAIRRLSADIGIPAGLTELNVQEKDLETMAGNAQKDACMLTNPRKATLQQVVEIYKAAM, encoded by the coding sequence ATGGCACTCGCAGATCAAACGTACGGTTTTTTTATCCCGACCGTTTCCCTGATGGGGGTCGGTTGCGCTAAGGAAACCGGCGACCAGGCCAAAGCGCTTGGTGCATCCAAACTTCTTATTGTCACTGACGCCGGCATGAAAGCGTTAGGCGTCGCTGATACCATCAAAGGCTACGTCGAAGAGGCCGGACTGCAGGCGGTTATTTTTGCCGGCGCCGAACCCAACCCGACCGATACAAATGTCGCCGACGGTGTCGCCGCCTATCAGGAAAACCACTGTGACGGCATCATCACCCTGGGCGGCGGCAGTGCTCACGACTGCGGCAAAGGGGTCGGCCTGGTGATCGGCAGTGGTGGTAACATTCGCGATTTTGAAGGACTCAACAAATCCACCCAGCCGATGCCGCCGTTTCTGGCCATCAACACCACCGCCGGTACCGCCTCGGAAATGACCCGTTTCTGCATCATTACCAATACCGACACCCATGTAAAAATGGCCATTGTCGACTGGCGCTGTACGCCGAATATCGCCATCAACGATCCGGTGTTGATGGTCGGCATGCCAGCGTCGCTGACCGCCGCCACCGGCATGGATGCCCTGACCCACGCGGTTGAGGCCTATGTCTCGACCATTGCCACACCGATCACCGACGCCTGCGCCATCAAGGCGATTGAGATCATCGCCGAGTCTCTGCGTCCGGCCGTGGCCAACGGCGAGAACATGCAGGCGCGCGACCAGATGGCCTATGCCGAATACCTTGCCGGCATGGCGTTCAATAACGCCAGCCTCGGTTACGTTCATGCCATGGCTCACCAGCTGGGTGGGTTCTACAACCTGCCGCATGGCGTGTGTAATGCGGTGCTGTTGCCGGTGGTGTGTGAGTTCAATGTCATCGCCAACGTTAAACGTTTTGCCGATATCGCCGTGGCATTGGGAGAAAACATTGAGGGCCTGTCCGATGTTGAAGCCGCGGAAGTGGCTATTGCCGCCATCCGCCGTCTGTCGGCCGATATCGGCATTCCGGCCGGACTCACCGAACTGAACGTTCAGGAAAAAGACCTGGAAACCATGGCTGGAAATGCCCAGAAAGATGCCTGCATGTTGACCAACCCCCGTAAGGCAACCTTGCAGCAAGTGGTCGAAATCTACAAAGCGGCCATGTAA
- a CDS encoding YajD family HNH nuclease, with translation MTRHFRPTSRKRPQLKSAEEREAFVRQTKTQQQDNRNYRERSLELHGWICAKCGREFTLDTLHLLTVHHIDGNHHNNPADGSNWENLCIYCHDDEHSRGLLADALKRDE, from the coding sequence ATGACCCGTCATTTTCGTCCGACATCACGCAAAAGGCCGCAGCTCAAATCCGCTGAAGAGCGTGAAGCCTTTGTCCGCCAGACCAAGACGCAACAGCAGGACAATCGCAATTATCGCGAGCGCTCTCTGGAGCTGCATGGATGGATCTGCGCGAAATGTGGTCGGGAATTTACCCTCGATACCCTGCATCTGCTGACGGTGCATCACATCGACGGCAATCATCACAACAACCCTGCCGACGGCAGTAATTGGGAAAACCTGTGCATTTATTGTCATGATGACGAACACAGTCGCGGTTTGCTGGCCGATGCCCTGAAGCGGGATGAGTAG
- a CDS encoding LysR family transcriptional regulator — protein sequence MDIRQIKTFLAVAEHLNFTRAAETLRLAQPAVSISIAKLEEALELTLFNRRGRHITLTAEGEVFLRHARRIVDDLSSAEREMTELKGLVRGEVRIGIPPMMSSYYFPRVISDFRAAYPNLNLSVMGQGAGEIQQLIRSGDVDLGVIAGSNIPDGLEARCFLREEIVACVPMEHTFARRDSITIEELWREPLILFKQGFYMREWTDSLQRDLPQTPNVVFETNLFSLVRSLIREGVGVSTLLRMVVADEPQVAAVPFAPPLSLELHIAWKSDGYLSQANQAFRDFLLERIESYR from the coding sequence ATGGACATCCGTCAAATTAAAACCTTTCTCGCCGTGGCCGAGCATCTCAACTTTACCCGGGCCGCCGAGACCCTGCGTCTGGCCCAGCCGGCGGTGAGCATCTCCATCGCCAAGCTGGAAGAGGCGTTGGAGCTGACTCTGTTCAACCGCCGGGGGCGTCACATCACTCTGACCGCCGAGGGCGAGGTGTTTCTACGCCATGCCCGACGCATTGTTGATGATCTGTCCAGTGCCGAACGGGAGATGACCGAGCTCAAGGGACTGGTGCGCGGCGAGGTGCGCATCGGTATTCCACCGATGATGAGTTCCTATTATTTCCCACGGGTGATCAGTGATTTTCGTGCCGCCTATCCGAACCTGAACCTGTCGGTGATGGGGCAGGGTGCCGGAGAGATTCAGCAATTGATCCGCTCCGGCGATGTCGATCTGGGCGTGATTGCCGGCAGCAACATTCCCGACGGGTTGGAGGCGCGTTGTTTCCTTCGTGAGGAGATTGTCGCCTGTGTGCCGATGGAGCATACTTTTGCCCGACGCGACAGCATCACCATTGAGGAGTTGTGGCGCGAACCGTTGATTCTGTTCAAGCAGGGTTTTTACATGCGCGAATGGACGGATTCTTTGCAGCGTGATCTGCCGCAAACCCCCAATGTGGTGTTTGAAACCAATCTGTTTTCTCTGGTGCGCTCTTTGATCCGCGAAGGCGTCGGTGTGTCGACTCTGCTGCGTATGGTGGTGGCGGATGAGCCGCAGGTCGCGGCAGTGCCGTTTGCACCGCCGTTGTCTCTGGAGCTGCATATTGCCTGGAAATCAGATGGGTATTTGTCGCAGGCCAATCAGGCGTTTCGGGATTTTCTTCTGGAGCGGATTGAGTCGTATCGTTGA